One genomic region from Streptomyces sp. NBC_00582 encodes:
- a CDS encoding substrate-binding domain-containing protein — MNSPLPASPPPRPSGSDGSVRLTVLAVACCLLLAGCSGDGSSDADGASGSGDRMKVALVTHGAEGDAFWELVRKGAEAAAAKDGVELTYGSDADASGQAELVRDAVRDKVDGIALTLAKPQAMKTPVAAAKSAGIPVVGLNSGMDDWQSTGVLEYFGQDESVAGRAVGDKLTGLGAKHALCVIHERGNISLEARCAGVKKTFTGETEMLYVDGTDMDAMSAAVTARLQQDAGIDEVIANGAQFALAAVKAAKKAGSRAKIATFDLNKDMVGAVRAGSVQFAVDQQPYLQGYLAVDALWLYRTNGNISGGGVSPVLTGPAFVTKTNVSDVARYAANGTR; from the coding sequence ATGAACAGTCCCCTCCCCGCCTCACCGCCCCCGAGACCCTCCGGCTCCGACGGATCCGTGCGTCTGACCGTCCTCGCGGTCGCCTGCTGTCTTCTCCTCGCCGGCTGCTCCGGCGACGGCTCGTCCGACGCGGACGGGGCGAGCGGCTCCGGCGACCGGATGAAGGTCGCGCTGGTCACCCACGGCGCCGAGGGCGACGCCTTCTGGGAGCTGGTGCGCAAGGGCGCGGAGGCGGCGGCCGCCAAGGACGGCGTCGAGCTGACCTACGGGAGCGACGCGGACGCGTCCGGGCAGGCCGAGTTGGTGCGGGACGCGGTCCGCGACAAGGTGGACGGCATCGCGCTGACGCTGGCCAAGCCGCAGGCCATGAAGACCCCGGTGGCGGCGGCGAAGTCGGCGGGGATCCCCGTGGTCGGCCTCAACTCCGGTATGGACGACTGGCAGTCGACGGGGGTGCTGGAGTACTTCGGGCAGGACGAGAGCGTCGCGGGCCGCGCGGTCGGCGACAAACTCACCGGCCTCGGTGCGAAGCACGCCCTGTGCGTCATCCACGAGCGCGGCAACATCTCACTGGAGGCGCGCTGCGCGGGCGTGAAGAAGACGTTCACCGGCGAGACCGAGATGCTCTACGTCGACGGGACCGACATGGACGCGATGTCCGCCGCCGTGACGGCACGGCTCCAGCAGGATGCCGGCATCGACGAAGTGATCGCCAACGGGGCGCAGTTCGCGCTCGCCGCGGTGAAGGCGGCGAAGAAGGCGGGCAGTAGGGCGAAGATCGCCACCTTCGACCTCAACAAGGACATGGTCGGGGCGGTCCGCGCCGGCAGTGTGCAGTTCGCGGTGGACCAACAGCCGTATCTCCAGGGCTATCTGGCCGTGGACGCGCTCTGGCTGTACCGGACGAACGGCAACATCAGCGGAGGCGGTGTGTCCC